In the Pseudanabaena sp. BC1403 genome, CCAGTTTTGGCTATCGGCAAGAGCGATCTCACCTTGGGGATTTCCTAATTTAATTTTTGGAGTCGGCATTCTGGTCTATGCGGGCAACAAACTGGGATTAAGTTTGAGCAATTATTTTTTGGGCTTAATCCCCCTGACTTTTGGCTGCATTAGTCTTTACAGCATTTGGTTCATGCTCGGAGCAACTAGTATCTGGTTTGTAAAAATTTATAACGTTACCGAAGTTTTACGCGGCCTAATGGAGGCAGGTCGCTATCCGATGGCAGCCTATCCCGCCTCTTATCGTTTCTTTTTTACCTTCATTGTCCCGATCGCATTTTTGACAACGATCCCAGCCGAAACGCTTCTGGGGCGAGGTGAAGCTATATGGATCCTCGGTTCGATGTTTTTAGCGATCGGATTACTTTATGTTTCAAATCAATTTTGGCGATTTGCATTGAAGTTTTACACAAGTGCATCTAGCTAAGTTAAGACACCCGCTTCGCGGGTGTCTTAACTTTATTGGTTTTAATTTTGATATGCTAATTAACAACTGACTGCAAATTTATAAAGAACTATGCCTAGATCGCAACGTAATGACAACTTCGTCGATCAAACCTTTACCGTTATTGCCGACACGATTTTAAAACTCTTTCCTGCCAGTCAGAAAGAAAAAGAAGCCTTTGCTTACTATCGAGATGGCATGTCTGCGCAAGGTGATGGCGAGTATGCCGAAGCATTAGCTAACTACGAAGAAGCTCTTAAGCTTGAGGAAAATTCCTACGATCGCAGCTATGTGTATTACAACATGGGCTTAATTCATGCCAGCAACGGTGATCATGATAAAGCGCTAGAGTTTTATGAACAGGCGATCGATCTTAATCCTCGGATGCCACAAGCTCTCAATAACGTGGCGGTGATTTATCACCATAAAGGCGAAAATGCTCAGGATGAAGAACAATCTGAAAAATATTTCAACATTGCAGCCGACCATTGGGTGAGGGCGATTCGCCTTGCGCCTAACAACTACATCGAAGCCCAAAACTGGCTAAAAACTACTGGTAGAGCCGACATTAATTTATTCTTTTAGACTGTTTTTTAAAATTCGCATAAGATTTGCATAGTTCTTTTCCCCAATCTTTAATCAAGGCGCTTAATCCCTCTTAATTTTAAAGATAATTATTGGCTAACACTTATATAAAAAACATGATTGATAGAGAGCAAGTTCGCCACGTTGCCCATTTAGGGCGTTTACAGTTAACTGAAGCTGAAGAAATTTCTTTTACTAAGCAGCTAGATAGCATTTTGGACTACTTCCAACAGTTAAATGAACTCGATCCTCTGTTAGAAGGGGTTGAACCAACAACCAGAGCCGTTAATACCATCAATATTACTCGCCCCGACATATTGCAACCCTTTACAGATCGCGAGGTCTTACTTAACTGTGCACCTGATCGCGAAGAAGACTTTTTCCGCGTACCACAAATTATGGGCTAGATACCTATGGATACCTCAGGCAAACTCGATCCGACTGCATCTAGTTTCAGAATACTCTTAGCCGAAGATAACCCTGTCAACCAAAAGGTAGCCAAACGAGTGTTAAACCATCTGGGATATCAAGCCGATATAGTTAACAACGGTGCCGAAGCAGTTAAAGCGATCGCCAACACAGGCTACGATCTGATCCTGATGGATATTCAAATGCCTGAGATGGATGGTTTGGAGACAACCAAATATATTCGTAATCTGGAATCACAAACACAACTTCCTCCAATTGCAATCATTGCTATGACGGCAAATGCCACCGATGACGATCAAAATCTCTGTCGTGACGCAGGAATGAATGATTACATCAGTAAACCTATTCAGATCGATAAGCTCAGAAACCTTTTGCAGCATTATGAATCAGTAAGAACACAAAAATAGGGGCTGTACAAAGTACAGCCCCTAAAACAAAAAAGAGGATGCGCAAAGCGCACCCTCTTTTTTGTTTTAAGCAACTTCTGCCTCTGCAACTTCGACAGCTACAGGCGCATAAACGCTAATTTTCTTACGGGTTTTGCCAAAACGCTCAAAAGTCACAACGCCATCAACGGTTGCGTACAATGTGTCATCGCTACCACGCCCGACGTTATTGCCTGGGTGAAACTTTGTACCGCGTTGACGGACTAGGATGCTTCCAGCCTTAACGACTTGACCGCCGTAACGCTTTACGCCAAGGCGTTTAGCATTAGAGTCACGCCCGTTTCTTGTACTACCTGTACCCTTCTTATGTGCCATTTAGTTTGTATCCTCTAAAAAGTGCTAATCAAAAAATGACTCAAGCAAATGTCGCGATGCGACATTTGCTTGAGTTGGTTTAAGCAGCCTTACCGCTTAGGTTAATTGCTTCTACCATGATCCGAGTCATCGGCTGACGGTGACCGTTCTTTCTGCGAGTTTTTTTCTTAGGACGCATTTTGTAAACGATTACTTTTTTCGCCTTGTGATGGCGCATTACAGTAACTTCTACGCTTGCGCTATCAACTAGGGGCTGACCAATCGAAATGGCACCTTCCATATTGACAAACAAAACTTTATCAATAGACAGTTTGCTGTCTTCTTCGGCTTCAAGTAGCTCAACGTCATAAAATCTGCCGACTTCGACGCGATATTGCTTACCGCCTGTTTCAATGATTGCGTAACTCATGGTGTTTAAATATTCAGTAGATGCCGTACAGGTATTGGGAAATTAGTTTCACCTAATTCCGCCAATTTTTCTAAATAACCCGATCCGAGCATGAAAGATCGTGCGATCTATAACTATACATGAAATAAACAAATAAATTTTCGCTTGGCGAAAATTTATTTTAAAAAGTAAAGAAGGCACGCGCAGCGTGCCTTCTTTACTTTTTGGGTTTTATTTGAGCCAACCTAAACCAACACCTGTAAGTAATAACGCTCCAAAAATTAATCGATATATTACGAATACCCAAGTCGTGTGTGTTTGGAAGAATTTCAGTAACCATGCGATCGCTAAGTACGAAAAAATCACCGATGATAATAGCCCGATCAAAAGCTGTCCTAAACCAACGTCACCAAAACCTTTTTTAATCAAGCTGATTAACTCAACCAGCCCACCAATGGTGATCGCAGGAATACCTAGCAAAAAGGAAAACCTAGTTGCAGCAACGCGATCTAATCCTAAAAACAAACCTGCGGTTAAAGTCGAGCCTGAACGCGATACCCCTGGCACAAGTGCCATTGTTTGCGCTACACCCATTAAAATGCCGTCAATTACTCGAACTCTATGAAATTGGCGTTTCTCAGTTTTGCCACGCTGACCCAATATCTCCGCTAGGGCAAGCAAACTGGACATTACTATTGAGGCGATCGCGATCGCGGTCAGACTCCTCAAAGGTGATTTGTCATAGTCTGGGACAAAAATTTTAATTAGTAAGCCACCAAATAAAATTGGGATTGTTCCGAGAGCGATCGCCACTGCCAACTTAAATTCTTGGGACTTGTAGTTTTGCGATCGGACGGCTTTGATACTGCCTAGTGTAATATTGCTAAGATCTTTCCAGAAATAGCCGACAACTGCGGCAATACTGCCAAGTTGAATCACAGCATCAAAGGATAGACCAGCATCTTTCCATCCCAAAATCGCAGGAACTACCTTCAAATGAGCTGTGCTACTAATCGGCAAAAATTCAGTTAGTCCTTGCACGATCCCTAAAACAAAAGCTTGCCAGTATTCCATAAAAATCAAAATTTAAACAAACGACATATATCACGAATTGGTAAAGCCCTAAAAAGTCTATGAGCGAGCTTTGCTCGCTCATAGACTTTTTAGGGTTCAACTTTCAGATTTGCTGTCATAATGAGTACTAAAATCAATTTTTCTAGTTAATCGGTATAAACATATGGATTTAAGAGTATTAATAGTGTTAGGTCCCATCGTTTTGGTAGCTGCATGGGCAGCTTTTAATCTTGGCAAAGCTGTAATCAAGGGTGAAGCTTCCCTATTTGGCAAGCAAGGTAACAATCCTTTCCAATAGCTCCAGCTTAAAGCCGAAATATTAAGAGAGGACGCAAAGCGTCCTCTCTTAATATTTCGGCTTATTGTTAGGTATGTACATTCATAAGCATACATAACGATAAAATAAGCTAAGAAATAAACAAAATTAATCTTGTAAGGTAGCTAAAATATGGCGATCGGAGAATATAAGCCTGGTTTAGAGGGGGTTCCTGCAACCCAGTCAAATATAAGTTATGTTGATGGTCAAGCAGGTTTGCTGGAATATCGAGGTATCCGCATTGAGGATCTTTGCAAGCATAGCCATTTCCTTGAAACCAGCTACTTACTAATTTTCGGTGAATTGCCAAAAGCTACGCAACTACAAGAATTTGAGCATGATCTCACCCATAGAAGAAGAATTAAGTATCGCATTCGCGACATGATTAAGTCATTTCCCGATAATGCTCATCCGATGGATGCACTGCAAACAAGTGTCGCAGCATTAGGGATGTTCTATCCTCTGGGTAATTTCCATGATGCAGACTACATTTATCAGGCGACAGTAAGACTGCTAGCAAAAGTGCCAACGATGGTAGCGGCTTTTCACATGATGCGTCAAGGTAATGATCCTGTGATGCCCCGCGATGATTTGGACTATGCCTCTAATTTTCTATACATGTTAAATGAGCAGGTTCCCGATCCTCTCGCATCCTATATTTTCGATGTGTGTCTCACCCTTCATGCAGAGCACACAGTTAATGCCTCCACCTTTGCAGCCTTGGTAACTGCTTCGACGCTAACTGATCCCTATGCCGTGATGACTTCGGCGATCGGTACTCTTGCTGGCCCTTTGCATGGCGGCGCTAATGAGCAAGTAATGATGATGCTCGAAGAGATTGGCTCGGTTGAGAATGTGACTGCGTACCTTGAGCGCAAAATTGAGCGCAAAGAAAAGCTCATGGGCTTCGGACATCGTATTTATAAAGTCAAAGATCCTCGTGCGATCGTTTTACAGGACTTAGTGCATAAAATGTTCGACGAGTTTGGTCATGATCCTTACTATGACATTGCCCTAGAATTAGAAAAACAAGCCTTTGAGAAATTATCTAGTAAAGGAATTCA is a window encoding:
- a CDS encoding citrate synthase → MAIGEYKPGLEGVPATQSNISYVDGQAGLLEYRGIRIEDLCKHSHFLETSYLLIFGELPKATQLQEFEHDLTHRRRIKYRIRDMIKSFPDNAHPMDALQTSVAALGMFYPLGNFHDADYIYQATVRLLAKVPTMVAAFHMMRQGNDPVMPRDDLDYASNFLYMLNEQVPDPLASYIFDVCLTLHAEHTVNASTFAALVTASTLTDPYAVMTSAIGTLAGPLHGGANEQVMMMLEEIGSVENVTAYLERKIERKEKLMGFGHRIYKVKDPRAIVLQDLVHKMFDEFGHDPYYDIALELEKQAFEKLSSKGIHPNVDFYSGLVYKKLGIPSNLFTTIFAIARVPGWLAHWKEQLSDNRLFRPTQVYTGLHDVTYMPIGDR
- the rplU gene encoding 50S ribosomal protein L21, producing MSYAIIETGGKQYRVEVGRFYDVELLEAEEDSKLSIDKVLFVNMEGAISIGQPLVDSASVEVTVMRHHKAKKVIVYKMRPKKKTRRKNGHRQPMTRIMVEAINLSGKAA
- the gatC gene encoding Asp-tRNA(Asn)/Glu-tRNA(Gln) amidotransferase subunit GatC; this encodes MIDREQVRHVAHLGRLQLTEAEEISFTKQLDSILDYFQQLNELDPLLEGVEPTTRAVNTINITRPDILQPFTDREVLLNCAPDREEDFFRVPQIMG
- a CDS encoding photosystem I assembly protein Ycf3, which produces MPRSQRNDNFVDQTFTVIADTILKLFPASQKEKEAFAYYRDGMSAQGDGEYAEALANYEEALKLEENSYDRSYVYYNMGLIHASNGDHDKALEFYEQAIDLNPRMPQALNNVAVIYHHKGENAQDEEQSEKYFNIAADHWVRAIRLAPNNYIEAQNWLKTTGRADINLFF
- a CDS encoding response regulator produces the protein MDTSGKLDPTASSFRILLAEDNPVNQKVAKRVLNHLGYQADIVNNGAEAVKAIANTGYDLILMDIQMPEMDGLETTKYIRNLESQTQLPPIAIIAMTANATDDDQNLCRDAGMNDYISKPIQIDKLRNLLQHYESVRTQK
- a CDS encoding undecaprenyl-diphosphate phosphatase, giving the protein MEYWQAFVLGIVQGLTEFLPISSTAHLKVVPAILGWKDAGLSFDAVIQLGSIAAVVGYFWKDLSNITLGSIKAVRSQNYKSQEFKLAVAIALGTIPILFGGLLIKIFVPDYDKSPLRSLTAIAIASIVMSSLLALAEILGQRGKTEKRQFHRVRVIDGILMGVAQTMALVPGVSRSGSTLTAGLFLGLDRVAATRFSFLLGIPAITIGGLVELISLIKKGFGDVGLGQLLIGLLSSVIFSYLAIAWLLKFFQTHTTWVFVIYRLIFGALLLTGVGLGWLK
- the rpmA gene encoding 50S ribosomal protein L27 — encoded protein: MAHKKGTGSTRNGRDSNAKRLGVKRYGGQVVKAGSILVRQRGTKFHPGNNVGRGSDDTLYATVDGVVTFERFGKTRKKISVYAPVAVEVAEAEVA
- a CDS encoding ABC transporter permease, producing the protein MSRYIQALKLFWSTAIAAELEYRINFAIAALSSIGNLAGSLFGLFLFYRTGYSFAGWKWEEAIVVLGIFTILEGFSSTFLAPNLSKIVDHVQKGTLDFVLLKPISSQFWLSARAISPWGFPNLIFGVGILVYAGNKLGLSLSNYFLGLIPLTFGCISLYSIWFMLGATSIWFVKIYNVTEVLRGLMEAGRYPMAAYPASYRFFFTFIVPIAFLTTIPAETLLGRGEAIWILGSMFLAIGLLYVSNQFWRFALKFYTSASS
- a CDS encoding photosystem II protein Y, producing MDLRVLIVLGPIVLVAAWAAFNLGKAVIKGEASLFGKQGNNPFQ